The Sorghum bicolor cultivar BTx623 chromosome 6, Sorghum_bicolor_NCBIv3, whole genome shotgun sequence genome contains the following window.
TTTGGGCGCTTGAGCCTAAGTAAGTTTGAAATAAACAAAATCATCAGAATGCTTCGCTAGTTCATCACCGATTTTCTCACGATTACGTACCTTAGTAGGCGACGCCTTGTGGGAAACCTCCTGCTTAGATTTCTTCGTGTTTCCTCCAATCCCTTCCTGTGATTTCCTCCTCGTGGCTGCACTTGTCGCAGCTCCACTTCCACTGCTGCTACTGCCCATCCCCTGCAAGAATCAAGTAAGCGCGGAATTCGACAGATTTCACTTTTGTGCATGGTAATAATATATACGGTGGTTGTACGAGCCCTGCAAGAAAGTCAAAGCTTACCGCCTGCCTAATATCTTGCTCCtgtctgttgctgttgctggacATGAAGTCTGCACTTGACCTGTTGGTGTTGTAGTCACTGAAAGAACCGTCATCCGGCAAGCTCCCCACGCCAAAGGAAGAAGGCTCCAGCCTTTCAGACAGCATGCCTGAATAACCGAGAACGACACTCTGAAGCTCCACTCGGCTTGGGACCGTTTGCTGCAGAAATGCAGCCGTGGGAGCTCCAAAaccctgccgctgccgctggctGTCATCAGCTGGTTTCCCCTCGTGGTCGTAGCATGGCATGCAGCAGCCCATGCTGCTCCCGTGCACCACATCACTGTCCCCCGAGTACACGAGCGGCGATGGCGAGCTTGCCGCCGTCTCATGCTTGACTGGAGGAGCACTACTGGTAGAGTACGGGTCGACGCTGCCGAGGCcaaaggcggcggcggcggcggcggcagctggACCGGCCATGTTGCTGGCGGCGGCGCCCACCCCTCCGAGTTCGAGGTAGTCGCATGCCGCCGCGGGAACGTCCTCGAACATCTCCGGCGTCACGTTCTTCGCTCCGAGCAGAGACAGGAAGTTCCCTCTGTCGACGTGCTCGCTCGGCAGGCTCGGGGCGGCCgccaggccggccccggcggcGAACGTGCCGGCGTAGGAGGGGATCCAGGAAGGGAAGCAGGGCGTGTGCGCTTGCATCTGCCGAGGAGACTCCCGCATGCCGGTGGCTGGTGAAGTGGAGGAGCTGCTGCGACTGCGACCGACTGGAGCTTCGTGTGCTTCTTGGGCCATGAAATATACGTACTACCGGGGAGCTAGCTGTGCCTGCTACGCCTACGCTGCAGTGTCCGGCAGAAGCTGCCCGTGCGGCGCGCGTGGAGCAGAGCAGAGTAGCAGACGACACTACGGACGGAGTGGACCAGGTTGACGGATGGGGCCATTTTTGTAGGTGCGCGCCGGAGGGAGCTTTTCCTTTGTCCTCCCGAGGTGGGGCTTTCGAGGATGATATGCTGTCGTCGGCATGACGTGACCATTTCGACAATACTTCGTTGAGCCTCAAGTCAGCTATCAGTTGAGCAGAAACTAtgggcttgtttagatgtaaaaaaaaatttgaagtTTGAcattatagtattttcgtttgtatttgacaaacattgtccaaccatgaactaactaggtttaaaagattcgtctcgtgtgtaattagttattttttatttatatttaatgtttcatacatacatctaaagattcgatatgatgggaaatcttgtaaagttttaagATTTTAGGTGCATCGAAACAAGGCCTATAGCAAGTTGTTTCAATTTCTAGCAACACAAAATCACAATGTCCGGCCTTCTCGACATTCATGTCGAGACAAAGCAAGGTCTCTTAACTATGCGAACTCAGCAGAGCTCAGCTAGTTGGGTTTTTTATATCAGAACCTCTTCACTCGGGCTTACATCCTTAACTTAATAAGGGTGTTTATATTTTTCTGGATTTATTTTAAGATTTAACGTCGTTATTCTTTCAGTAGTATGCGATGTGCCTGGCGACG
Protein-coding sequences here:
- the LOC8057588 gene encoding uncharacterized protein LOC8057588 — encoded protein: MAQEAHEAPVGRSRSSSSTSPATGMRESPRQMQAHTPCFPSWIPSYAGTFAAGAGLAAAPSLPSEHVDRGNFLSLLGAKNVTPEMFEDVPAAACDYLELGGVGAAASNMAGPAAAAAAAAFGLGSVDPYSTSSAPPVKHETAASSPSPLVYSGDSDVVHGSSMGCCMPCYDHEGKPADDSQRQRQGFGAPTAAFLQQTVPSRVELQSVVLGYSGMLSERLEPSSFGVGSLPDDGSFSDYNTNRSSADFMSSNSNRQEQDIRQAGMGSSSSGSGAATSAATRRKSQEGIGGNTKKSKQEVSHKASPTKAQAPKVKLGEKITALQQIVSPFGKTDTSSVLFETIEYIKFLHEQIRLFSEPYMTKSTYKGHIRRRGEEKEEETGTGHHDLRGRGLCLVPVSLTSQAYHDDTTLPDCWAPAYRSCLYP